In the Ornithodoros turicata isolate Travis chromosome 5, ASM3712646v1, whole genome shotgun sequence genome, GTGATTTTTGGGTCGTCCAAAGGCATTCCCGTTACTACAGCAAGCCGTCTGCAACGGTGGGCTATCATCCTCATGAGTTATTCTTTTGATATCCAGTTCAAGTCGACATTAAATATCGCAAATGCTAACGGTCTTTCCAGACTTCCAGAAGGGCCTGATGTGCAATTTGATGTGCAAATGCAACAGGGTATTTTCAACGTCGAGGTTGAAGAGATAAAGGCTGTGCAAGATTTTCGAATGTCTACCCTTCCGGTCACCGTGAAGCGGATTGCTGAAGCGACACAAGAAGATCCCTGTTTAAAAGAAGTAATTCAGTTTATTACAAACGGCTGGCCTGAGAGAACCGAACCTCAGTTCGCACCATATGTTCAACGACGAGCGGAGCTGACGACTCACAGAGGGTGCATACTTCTCGGATTACGTACGGTAGTTCCTGATAAGTATCGTCTGCAACTTCTGAACACCCTTCATGATTGCCATGTCGGGCAAACAAAGATGAAAATGCTTGCCCGCTCATACATGTGGTGGCCAGGCCTCGATAAAGATATCGAAGCCACTGTGAGACGTTGTCATCAGTGTGCAGCCATCGCAGCCCAGCAGTCCCCTGTTCCACTTCATCAATGGGAGCCGCCAGAGAAACCGTGGTTCCGGCTACACGCGGACTTCGCAGAGTTGCATGGGAAACATTACCTCATAATAATTGACGCATTCAGTAAGTGGCCAGAGGTGGTGCCTATGGCAGCAACTACAGCGACGAAGACAATGGATGCCATGAAAGACATTTTCGTGCAGCATGGGCTTCCACAGGTTCTGGTGACAGATAATGGACCTCCCTTCACCAGTCAGCAGTTTACGACCTTCCTTGCGGAACTTGGAGTTCATCACGTTCGTACGCCTCCATATCATCCGAAGTCTAACGGACAAGCTGAAAACTTCGTACGAACGTTTAAAACAGCGCTATCTCGCTCCGCTATGGAGGGGAGAGAAAATATCAGAGAGTTCCTGTTCAAATATCGCGTAACGCCACATGCATCTACAGGTCGTCCACCGTGCGAGCGGCTCAACAGCAGGCACTATCGGTCTGTGTTGGACCTTGTTAGACCCTCTGATTTTTCTCCGATTCCTACGTCAACGGATGCGGGTGCCCGAGAGCGACAAAGGCGTTGTCATGATAAACGGGCACGGGACCGATCTTTCGAAAAAGACGCATGCGTGTGGATGCTTGACCCGCAGAGGAAAGGTCACTGGAAGACCGGAAAAATTTTGAAAAAAGAAGGGAGAGTGATCTTCCACGTGCGAGATGCTGATGGGAAGATTCATCGAGTACATAAGGACCATCTTAAGCTCAGGGAATCTTTGGAATCGTGGGAAAGCGGATTTTCGAAGACAACGGCAGATCAAGATCTTGTGCTCGAGGGACCGGGATTTCCTTTACCGTTCCCCGCAGTGGAGGACCCACCATTGAGTGACGGAAATCGTCTTACGTCCTAAGTGTTCAACCACCGAGGGATGGACAGGCTGTCGCACCTTCAAGTGAAGCGGCTCCTACGGGCGACAATACACGCCGATACCCCTTGAGGATCCGTCGTTCAGTAGACCGCTATGGCTCTACTTATTAAAGGGGGAGGTATTGTAGTGGCGCTAGTGGGTTGGGTTGTGGACACTGAAGACGATGCGCGAGAGCTCGGCCTGGATCATTCTTCTGGCTGATTCGTCTGGAGACATAGGCTCCAACATGTATTGTCTCGTCCCTAGTTACTCGTATTAAATCGTTGTTATTCCCACGCATACCGACTATCTCAGTGGGGAtc is a window encoding:
- the LOC135395811 gene encoding uncharacterized protein K02A2.6-like; the protein is MWWPGLDKDIEATVRRCHQCAAIAAQQSPVPLHQWEPPEKPWFRLHADFAELHGKHYLIIIDAFSKWPEVVPMAATTATKTMDAMKDIFVQHGLPQVLVTDNGPPFTSQQFTTFLAELGVHHVRTPPYHPKSNGQAENFVRTFKTALSRSAMEGRENIREFLFKYRVTPHASTGRPPCERLNSRHYRSVLDLVRPSDFSPIPTSTDAGARERQRRCHDKRARDRSFEKDACVWMLDPQRKGHWKTGKILKKEGRVIFHVRDADGKIHRVHKDHLKLRESLESWESGFSKTTADQDLVLEGPGFPLPFPAVEDPPLSDGNRLTS